The DNA region CTGAGCACGCCGACCAGTTCGGCCTGAAGCTGCTGCTTGCTGCCGAGGCTGGCGAGGCGTTCGACGACCTTCACGTCAACCTTGTTGCCTTCCACGAACCCGCCCTTGACGGCGGGGATGCCCTTGTCGTTGCCTTTGGCCGCGTCAGACAGGGCCTTGGCGACGCCGGCGGGGTCTTCCTGGGCGAGCACCAGAGCGCTGGGGCCCTTGAGTTCGCCGGTGAAGTCCTTGCCGCCGTCTTGCAGGGCGAGGTTGATCAGGGTGTTCTTGGCAACGATGAGCTGCCCGCCCTTCTCGCGGATGTCCTTACGCAGTT from Deinococcus ficus includes:
- the rplJ gene encoding 50S ribosomal protein L10 produces the protein MANEKNQQTLSSLKGSLTGIDTFYVVDYQGLTAGQLSKLRKDIREKGGQLIVAKNTLINLALQDGGKDFTGELKGPSALVLAQEDPAGVAKALSDAAKGNDKGIPAVKGGFVEGNKVDVKVVERLASLGSKQQLQAELVGVLSAHLSNFVGILEAYKDKLEGEGQSA